A genomic segment from Candidatus Fermentibacter sp. encodes:
- a CDS encoding S16 family serine protease has translation CIRDSAWTEAGGEILFVESTTMPGTGKLSLTGQLGDVMKESAQAALTWVRAHSSEYGCTADFQKMDIHVHVPAGATPKDGPSAGVAMALSILSAVCGRPLRADSAVTGELTLHGRVMMIGGLKEKVLGAHSAGIRRVLLPRDNTRDLEEIDESLRREMEFVAIDRIEDAVGIFLVGDGV, from the coding sequence GTGTATAAGAGACAGCGCCTGGACCGAGGCGGGGGGGGAGATCCTCTTCGTCGAGAGCACGACGATGCCGGGCACGGGAAAGCTTTCGCTCACGGGGCAGCTCGGCGACGTGATGAAGGAGTCGGCGCAGGCCGCGCTGACCTGGGTCAGGGCTCATTCCTCGGAGTACGGCTGCACGGCGGATTTCCAGAAGATGGACATCCACGTCCACGTGCCCGCCGGAGCCACTCCCAAGGACGGCCCTTCCGCAGGCGTGGCGATGGCCCTCTCGATCCTCTCGGCAGTCTGCGGCAGACCTCTCAGGGCGGACTCGGCGGTCACCGGGGAGCTCACGCTCCACGGCAGGGTGATGATGATAGGGGGACTCAAGGAGAAGGTCCTGGGGGCGCATTCCGCCGGCATCCGGAGGGTCCTCCTGCCGCGTGACAATACCAGGGATCTGGAGGAGATAGACGAGTCGCTGAGGCGGGAGATGGAGTTCGTGGCCATCGACAGGATCGAGGATGCCGTCGGCATTTTCCTCGTCGGGGACGGTGTTTGA